The following proteins are co-located in the Cutaneotrichosporon cavernicola HIS019 DNA, chromosome: 3 genome:
- a CDS encoding uncharacterized protein (Membrane fusion protein Use1): protein MPAAVATVPTLNLLSMNASPTVLASARAAAGSRHGLINATRLVHSLAQNREEGTWLQTVLYARALLDALRGGNEGASTTADALDDLEGMLSRAEDAVQASAKKARAPAPTVALPLLDLPSAPAEVALLDEAVPAKLDEGDVEALTSPPPLPPSPAKAREPSHSPSILLSPSGGELDTASYFAKRRREDETGGEAGLLPLKTAKVDEGMSAEGMRRRLLGTGGAQSAVGSAALHEELGGQLADMSHRLKLNAIHFSNSLEEEKGMLQHSEDTLESNLTATKESKGTLSKVSTKGRSTTCMTIGVIIAVILLFVWTLMLIRFT, encoded by the exons ATGCCAGCAGCAGTGGCAACGGTCCCAACGCTCAACCTCCTTTCGATGAATGCGAGTCCGACAGTGCTCGCGTCGGCACGAGCCGCCGCTGGGAGCCGGCACGGGCTGATCAACGCGACGCGGTTGGTCCACTCACTTGCACAGAACCGCGAGGAAGGCACGTGGCTGCAG ACGGTGTTGTACGCGCGGGCGCTGCTCGATGCTCTGCGGGGCGGGAACGAAGG ggcgtcgacgacagcggATGCActggacgacctcgagggcatGCTCTCACGCGCGGAAGATGCGGTGCAGGCGTCTGCGAAGAAGGCTAGGGCGCCGGCGCCTACCGTcgcgctcccgctcctAGACCTCCCGTCTGCGCCGGCTGAggtcgcgctgctcgacgaggccgtgcCCGCTAAACTCGATGAGGGggacgtcgaggccctcacttcaccgccacctcttcctccctcgCCTGCAAAGGCACGTGAGCCTAGCCACTCACCttccatcctcctctctccttctGGGGGTGAGCTGGACACGGCGAGCTACTTTGccaagcggcggcgcgaggacgagacgggCGGCGAAGCGGGACTGCTGCCCCTCAAGACGGCCAAGGTGGACGAGGGTATGAGTGCGGAGGGCATGCGGCGTCGTCTGCTGGGCACTGGAGGCGCACAGAGCGCGGTCGGGAGCGCGGCGTTGCACGAAGAGCTCGGAGGCCAGTTGGCCGAT ATGTCGCATAGGCTGAAACTCAACGCGATCCACTTCTCTAactcgctcgaggaggagaagggcatGCTCCAGCACTCCGAGGACACGCTCGAGAGTAATCTCACCGCAACCAAGGAGAGCAAGGGCACCTTGTCCAAGGTCTCGACCAAGGGCCGGAGTACGACGTGTATGACTATCGGTGTGATTATTGCGGTCATTCTCCTGTTCGTGTGGACGCTCATGCTCATCCGGTTCACATAG
- the sap49 gene encoding uncharacterized protein (RNA recognition motif) — protein sequence MQSKPEQDRNQEATVYLGNLDERCTDALIWELMLQAGPVSNVFLPKDRVSMAHQGFGFCEFISEDDADYAVKIMNQIKMFGKPIRVNKASYDKKQIDVGANLFIGNLGKGVSEQELYDTFSRFGGIAETPKVARDPSSGESKGYGFVSFHDFEAADQAIENLNGQFLGGKQVSVQYAFKKDGKGERHGTQAERVLAAQAKKHSMMLGGGAFGVGAAPAYVPPAASAPAAAPAAPPVPAGFASSQVAGAPPPPPGVPVYGGQQYGQQQQYPGYEGYQGYDYSQYANGGYYYGGEQQQQQQQQQQQGGAPPPPPPPIRMGFNQ from the exons ATGCAGAGCAAGCCAGAGCAGGACAGGAACCAGGAGGCGACAGTGTATCTG GGCAACCTGGACGAGCGGTGCACCGACGCGTTGATATGGGAGCTCATGCTGCAAGCTGGGCCAGTGT cgaaTGTGTTTCTGCCAAAGGACCGCGTGAGCATGGCGCACCAGGGGTTCGGGTTCTGCGAGTTCATCTCGGAAGACGACGCCGACTACGCGGTCAAGATCATGAACCAGATCAAGATGTTTGGCAAGCCGATCCGCGTTAACAAGGCCTCGTACGACAAGAAGCAGATTGATGTCGGCGCCAACCTCTTCATCGGTAACTTGGGCAAGGGCGTGAGCGAACAGGAGCTGTACGACACGTTCTCGCGGTTTGGAGGGATTGCCGAGACACCAAAG gtcgcgcgcgacccgTCGTCAGGCGAGTCCAAGGGCTACGGCTTTGTCAGCTTCCACGACTTTGAAGCGGCGGATCAGGCGATCGAGAACCTCAACGGCCAGTtcctcggcggcaagcAGGTGTCGGTGCAGTATGCGTTCAagaaggacggcaagggcgagcgGCATGGCACACAGGCGGAGCGTGTACTCGCTGCGCAGGCGAAGAAGCACTCGATGATGCTCGGAGGCGGGGCATTCGGAGTTGGAG CCGCGCCAGCATATGTCCCACCTGCCGCATCTGCGCCGGCCGCAGCGCCGGCCGCACCGCCTGTTCCTGCAGGCTTTGCCTCGTCGCAGGTCGCAGgcgcaccaccaccgccaccaggTGTGCCCGTGTATGGTGGGCAGCAGTACGGGCAGCAACAGCAGTACCCCGGCTATGAGGGGTACCAGGGCTACGATTACAGCCAGTACGCAAACGGGGGATACTACTATGGTGgagagcagcagcagcagcagcagcaacagcaacagcagggcggtgcgcctcctccgccgccaccgccaatCCGCATGGGCTTCAACCAGTAG
- the SWR1 gene encoding uncharacterized protein (SNF2 family N-terminal domain): MPPRRSSTTSTSVVDAAADPPPVVDAVATNAEAGPSTATTPIRARRAPRESAPNRKKRHITDHEMERIRFKLGPNGAKTRRDELVLEREAELRVVLDAHDMAVKEMFHLERYVSILEGWDPEEARVDNSPVFLDYKNTQYNLLDLVAANSIGSLAVPSRASLGPSRTTRRQLHFKSEALGIANGDKGKTKEETPKGKGRTVEVEETPSKLNTLRRGKAAESEPGLEPHQPAPKRGRRSAAAEMPPPPVPKGKKTRRATIAEPEMLEEPEEEEPRGKKRPRGRQSLPVPSKKARAFEEASASPGSSPAPTAPARSPSPTPVPALPSLAHLSFPPPPRRPTWKRSGPSRIVYTDPGQHPPPATFGGDIATYLNSYVQVDDGAITDTAVLEASAQREGYLRNRVNWLQHQGRLLRLLDGDDEPQKKERDRSHRRQAPTGPPPRQTDFQDSLVAHMVQVRGAMMAEAKAKPMYCRRIARMVAAHWEHLANKDERERVAAERELKRKGREVVKTLRKRWALATKIVRAKVLAQQRLEQDRLGKEHLQNMLQRSTGLLEAQREDIVSGRQGDANDGADSDATDDVSAAEESGDEEEVGPEEGEKEEVGPDDDGEREGPEGEEDADVPVLKTAIGEEVAVTSGPADEGDVAGTVQDGSEEEGGEEDEEESDEGEDAVDLRTLVGMEINDAEEDSEGDDEDDGEGEGAADEPKPAADLLETPNGAASPADDSVAGEVVGEPAAGAHVAVRRSQPVTANSPPPVTSTIAESSAASQPPSPPTPRPHSRRLAKKRRLEVADAPDPDANDVEFADSADVDDEDAQLDEAMDDAEAADDDSEDAGLLADADLPIEELLKRYGYDVKAEAVVPTPAEREEVAEDAAELESKPTSADAEPKPASPNDQSLTDAALEVAKRDSSPALVVDGKRQRKVRTVWTPPDDAPQQLASKGKKGKLQIVEPESSSDIEIESTPELSSEEETDEEEEAVEEVADVEEDPNAPRLKPPFLLRGTLRPYQQAGLEWLASLYANNMNGILADEMGLGKTIQTIALLGHLACDLGVWGPHLIIVPTSVILNWEMEFKRFLPGMKVLTYYGNQKERKEKRVGWNTENAWQVCITSYQIVLADQHIFRRKNWVYMILDEAHNIKNFRSQRWQTLLGFKTQRRLLLTGTPLQNNLMELWSLLYFLMPNGITADATAVVGFANHKDFMEWFSNPMDKAVESGETMDEDMIDTVNKLHTLLRPFILRRLKSEVETQLPGKFEHVVYCRLSKRQRFLYDEFMSRAETRETLTSGGYLGVVNVLMQLRKVCNHPDLFEVRPVRTSFAVDKGVAGAFEPTDLLVRKRLLDSADDLDLASMNLIVTGREGESGWVAGHRAGLDASNQLPYAGEDKERTRKPKMDARTPAGWLKYREAVELEKLKARWRAIRDVNRRRCQSGPIYGTTTIEMLSDLPRLLLPDTVVHRPADLYGVHLPPAAGLVRSHIERLANVSPVIDRFAVIPPNAVARDVAAYALPGVDPAHPSLIDPAFDSLHGPSVKLQIAFPDASLLQYDCGKLQKLYEMLRDLKAGGHRVLIFTQMTRVLDILEIFLSYNGHRYLRLDGSTKIEDRQIITERFNSDSRIFCFIASSRSGGVGINLTGADTVFFYDSDWNPSMDRQCMDRAHRIGQTREVHIYRFVSSHTVEENMLKKANQKRLLDRVVIQEGDFTTEFFGRMDWRDMLDDDVRETREKEGVEDVELEPEPETEDVAQHAAHAGEGREFAAALAEVEDEEDAAAARVALGEGEMDFAEFDEDKKAQAQAKRRDESEPAPSGGVSRASASAIPSHIASSVGTPISALEEEEEEDGYDDDDVGGVDEYMLRFVEWDWDYFSSL; the protein is encoded by the exons ATGCCGCCCCGCCGCTCATCCACAACCAGCACGTCGGTGGTTGACGCCGCGGCCGACCCACCACCCGTAGTCGACGCGGTCGCAACCAATGCGGAGGCAGGTCCTTCAACCGCTACAACCCCTATACGGGCGCGTCGGGCACCCCGTGAGAGCGCGCCCAACCGCAAGAAACGGCACATTACCGATCATGAGATGGAGCGCATCCGATTCAAGCTCGGACCGAACGGAGCAAAGACGCGGCGCGATgagctcgtgctcgagcgcgaagCCGAGCTTCGTGTCGTCTTGGACGCACACGACATGGCAGTCAAGGAGATGTTCCATCTGGAGCGGTACGTTAGCATCCTCGAGGGTTGGGACCCCGAGGAAGCTCGCGTTGATAACTCGCCTGTGTTCTTGGAC TACAAGAACACCCAGTACAACCTTCTTGACCTGGTCGCGGCCAATTCGATCGGGTCGCTGGCTGTcccgtcgcgcgccagTCTTGGACCATCGAGAACGACGAGACGCCAGCTGCACTTCAAGAGCGAGGCGCTTGGTATAGCGAATGgcgacaagggcaagacgaaggaggagacgccGAAGGGGAAGGGACGCACAGTCGAAGTGGAGGAGACGCCATCCAAGCTAAACACGCTCCGGAGAggcaaggctgccgagtCCGAACCCGGACTTGAGCCGCATCAGCCCGCTCCCAAAAGGGGACGCCGATCAGCGGCAGCAGAGatgccgcctccgcctgTGCCGAAAGGAAAGAAGACGCGGCGTGCCACAATCGCTGAACCCGAAATGCTGGAGGAGccggaagaagaagagccGCGTGGCAAGAAGCGACCGCGCGGGCGGCAGTCGCTACCAGTGCCGTCCAAGAAAGCGCGCGCGTTCGAGGAGGCGTCAGCCTCCCCAGGTTCCTCACCAGCTCCGACTGCCCCAGCTCGTTCACCTTCACCGACGCCGGTCCCAGCTCTGCCGTCGCTCGCACACCTCTCGTTCCCCCCACCTCCGCGCAGGCCAACATGGAAACGCTCTGGGCCGAGTCGCATCGTATACACAGACCCGGGACAGcacccgccgccggcgACCTTCGGTGGCGACATCGCCACGTATCTCAACTCGTATGTCCAGGTCGACGATGGCGCCATCACCGACACGGCGGTGCTCGAGGCaagcgcgcagcgcgaAGGTTACCTCCGCAATCGCGTTAACTGGTTGCAACACCAAGGTCGCCTCCTGCGGCTTCTGGACGGAGACGATGAGCcgcagaagaaggagcgTGATCGTAGCCATCGGCGACAGGCTCCCACAGGTCCACCACCGCGCCAGACCGACTTCCAGGATTCCCTCGTGGCACACATGGTCCAAGTCCGCGGCGCGATgatggccgaggccaaAGCCAAGCCCATGTACTGTCGACGCATTGCGCGCATGGTCGCCGCGCATTGGGAGCACCTTGCCAACAAGGACGAACGagagcgcgtcgcggccgagcgTGAGCTCAAGCGTAAGGgacgcgaggtcgtcaagaCGCTGCGGAAGCGGTGGGCGCTCGCGACAAAGATCGTCCGTGCAAAGgtcctcgcgcagcagAGGCTGGAGCAGGACCGCCTGGGAAAAGAACACCTCCAGAACATGCTGCAGCGGAGTACTGggctgctcgaggcgcagcgcgaggaTATCGTCAGCGGACGGCAGGGCGACGCAAACGACGGCGCTGACTCGGACGCCACGGACGATGTGTCAGCTGCTGAGGAGAGtggggacgaggaggaggttgggccggaggagggtgagaaAGAGGAAGTGGGTCCCGACGATGATGGAGAGCGGGAGGGACCGGAAGGCGAagaggacgccgacgttCCCGTCTTGAAGACCGCAATCGGCGAAGAGGTGGCTGTCACGTCTGGGCCTGcagacgagggcgacgtcgcAGGCACTGTTCAggacggcagcgaggaggaaggcggtgAAGAAGACGAAGAGGAAAGCGAcgaaggcgaggacgcTGTCGACCTGCGGACCCTAGTCGGCATGGAAATCAACGACGCCGAAGAGGACAGCGAAGgggacgatgaggacgatggcgagggtgaaggcgccgccgacgagcccaAGCCCGCGGCCGATCTCCTGGAAACGCCGAACGGTGCAGCTTCTCCAGCAGACGACTCGGTTGCGGGGGAGGTTGTGGGGGAGCCTGCGGCGGGGGCTCATGTCGCGGTGAGGCGGTCACAGCCTGTGACCGCCAACTCCCCACCTCCAGTTACATCCACGATCGCGGAATCTTCAGCCGCATCGCAAccgccctcaccaccaaccCCTCGTCCCCACTCTCGTCGCCTTGCAAAGAAGCGCCGACTGgaggtcgccgacgccccAGACCCGGATGCCAACGACGTCGAATTTGCAGACAGCGcagacgtcgacgacgaggatgccCAGCTGGATGAGGCGATGGACGATGCGGAGGCTGCAGACGACGACTCTGAAGACGCAGGCCTGCTTGCAGACGCCGACCTCCcgatcgaggagctcctGAAGCGCTACGGATACGACGTCAAGGCGGAGGCCGTCGTACCTACCCCCGCGGAACGTGAAGAGGTGGCAGAGGATGCCGCAGAATTGGAATCTAAGCCGACTTCGGCCGACGCAGAACCAAAGCCCGCTTCGCCCAACGACCAGTCCCTAACCGACGCAGCCCTTGAGGTTGCGAAGCGCGACTCTTCGCCCGCGCTTGTTGTGGACGGCAAGCGCCAACGAAAGGTCCGCACGGTGTGGACGCCTCCTGACGATGcgccgcagcagctcgCATCCAAAGGCAAGAAGGGGAAGTTGCAGATCGTTGAGCCtgagtcgtcgtcggacaTTGAGATCGAGTCGACGCCAGAGCTCTCGAGCGAAGAGGagaccgacgaggaggaggaggccgtgGAGGAAGTGGCCGATGTCGAAGAGGACCCCAATGCTCCTCGCCTTAAGCCGCCGTTCTTGCTCCGCGGTACTCTCCGTCCATACCAACAGGCCGGGCTCGAATGGCTTGCGAGCCTGTACGCCAACAACATGAacggcatcctcgccgaTGAGATGGGTCTCGGCAAGACGATCCAGACCATTGCGCTTCTCGGACACCTTGCATGCGACCTCGGGGTGTGGGGCCCGCACCTCATCATCGTCCCCACGTCGGTCATCCTCAACTGGGAGATGGAGTTCAAGCGCTTCCTTCCCGGCATGAAGGTTCTGACGTACTATGGCAACCagaaggagcgcaaggagaagcgcgtAGGCTGGAACACCGAGAACGCGTGGCAGGTCTGCATCACGAGCTATCAGATTGTCCTCGCGGACCAGCACATCTTCCGCCGAAAGAACTGGGTGTACATGattctcgacgaggcgcacaACATCAAGAACTTCCGCTCGCAGCGCTGGCAGACGCTCCTTGGCTTCAAGACGCAGCGCCGCCTTCTGCTCACAGGCACGCCGTTACAGAACAATCTCATGGAACTGTGGAGTCTGCTATACTTCCTCATGCCAAACGGCATCACGGCGGACGCGACTGCTGTTGTCGGATTTGCGAACCACAAGGATTTTATGGAGTGGTTCTCAA ACCCGATGGACAAGGCGGTCGAATCAGGCGAgacgatggacgaggacatgaTCGACACAGTCAACAAACTGCATACGCTGCTGCGCCCGTTCATCCTGCGTCGCCTCAAGTCCGAGGTCGAGACGCAGCTGCCCGGCAAGTTTGAGCACGTCGTTTACTGTCGCCTCTCGAAACGGCAGCGATTCTTGTACGACGAGTTCATGTCCCGTGCGGAGACGCGCGAGACACTTACGAGCGGCGGgtacctcggcgtcgtcaacGTCCTTATGCAGCTACGCAAAGTATGCAACCACCCCGACCTGTTCGAGGTACGGCCTGTGCGCACGTCGTTTGCCGTCGACAAGGGCGTGGCGGGCGCGTTTGAGCCAACGGACCTGCTCGTACGCAAACGCTtgctcgactcggccgaCGATCTCGACTTGGCGTCCATGAACCTGATTGTCACCgggcgcgagggcgagtcGGGTTGGGTGGCCGGTCACCGCGCCGGCCTGGATGCGAGCAACCAGCTTCCCTACGCCGGGGAGGACAAGGAACGTACGCGCAAGCCTAAGATGGACGCACGCACCCCCGCCGGCTGGCTCAAATACCGTGAGgctgtcgagctcgagaagctcaaggcgcGCTGGCGGGCCATCCGCGACGTCAACCGCCGCCGGTGCCAGAGCGGACCGATCTACGGTACGACAACCATCGAAATGCTCAGCGACCTCCCTCGCCTCTTACTCCCGGACACGGTCGTGCACCGTCCTGCTGACCTGTACGGcgtccacctcccaccGGCAGCGGGGCTCGTGCGCTCGCACATCGAGCGCTTGGCCAACGTGTCGCCCGTCATCGACCGCTTCGCCGTCATCCCACCGAACGCTGTTGCGCGCGATGTTGCGGCGTACGCTCTCCCCGGCGTCGATCCCGCGCACCCATCTCTAATCGACCCTGCCTTTGACTCACTCCACGGCCCGAGTGTCAAGTTGCAGATCGCATTCCCAGACGCATCACTGTTACAGTACGACTGCGGCAAGCTGCAGAAGCTGTACGAGATGCTGCGTGACCTCAAGGCTGGCGGCCACCGCGTGCTCATCTTTACGCAGATGACGCGTGTGCTTGACATCCTCGAGATCTTCCTCTCGTACAACGGGCACCGCTACCTGCGCCTGGACGGAAGCACCAAGATTGAGGACCGGCAGATTATCACCGAGCGCTTCAACTCGGACTCGCGAATCTTCTGCTTCatcgcgtcctcgcgctccggCGGCGTGGGCATCAACTTGACCGGTGCAGACACGGTCTTCTTCTACGACTCGGACTGGAACCCGTCCATGGACCGGCAGTGCATGGACCGTGCGCACCGCATCGGCCAGACTCGCGAGGTTCACATCTACCGTTTTGTCTCGAGCCACACAGTTGAGGAGAACAtgctcaagaaggccaaCCAGAAGCGACTGCTCGATCGCGTCGTAATCCAGGAAGGTGACTTTACGACCGAGTTCTTTGGGCGCATGGACTGgcgcgacatgctcgaTGACGACGTGCGGGAGACTCGCGAAAAGgaaggcgtcgaggacgttgagcttgagccTGAAcccgagaccgaggacgtcgcgcagcacgccgcgcacgctggcgagggccgcgagttcgcggccgccctcgcagaggtcgaggatgaggaagacgcTGCCGCAGCGCgggtcgcgctcggcgagggtgagatGGATTTTGCCGAgtttgacgaggacaagaaggcACAGGCTCAGGCCAAACGCcgcgacgagagcgagccCGCCCCGTCTGGCGGCGTGT